DNA from Drosophila busckii strain San Diego stock center, stock number 13000-0081.31 chromosome 2R, ASM1175060v1, whole genome shotgun sequence:
tagttatagttttcaattatttttataatttgtgtaaaaaaatgttgttgtcagatttgctgccaaaaaacaaacaagtaaatgagctttagcttaaatacttaagctgcaattttaagcagactttaaatagttaaaaaatcacaaataaattgtttgttaaaacGAAGATTTTATCAAGATTGGTGTAGTAGTTAGCAATAAATCTGGACAATCTCTACTTCGACTTGCAATAGATTGAAAAATATTCTAGACTATGAAATGTTTTTCTCATTACTTACAGTGCTTTAATTTACCCAACGATTTAATTGCCAAATGCACTACTCAACAAAATATAACGAGCGATAACTTTCGCCACAAACTGTATGATGCTCAGGCTGGAACTCCCTTGGTAAACATTTCCCTTAACTATATGTGCTATGTGCTCTGTGCCGCGCAGGGCCTGAACATTCTGGACGCCAATGCGCATGTTGATGTGGATTTGTTGAGCGAAGTGGAATACATGAGTCCCTCCAACTATGACGCTGCTGTCCAGTGTAATCTCGGGCTGCAGCAAGAGCACGACACGTGTGTTTATGCATTCAAAATGCTGCTGTGCTTgataaaaaatctaaatacaGCGGAGTTTTTAAATACTTCAGAGAAGAAATTATAAGCATGCAGCGTGTCCtgtaataaaatgcaaaagctcGGGCACAGCCGGCAGAAGAAGACCACAtacattcaaaaatatatttattataacagtaaatataaatttatttacaaatatagagacttataacaaattgttgcctcaaaacttttaattacgACAAAGATcaatgaatataataaaataagaacaAACAGACGCAGCTTGTTAgcctgatcaagaatatatatacatagctaaattaaaagacCCTATTATACATTTCACGCTGTACAGAGCTTTCAAATTTTTTGGAAATGATTAAAACCAACTACAGTTGTTTGTTAAGCCTCAgaatgttaaaaaatttgctttttatagttGGCATAACTTTTTACGTGGCGCAGGTAAGCCAaagtgcaatataaataaataaataaattgttt
Protein-coding regions in this window:
- the LOC108595673 gene encoding general odorant-binding protein 57c-like; its protein translation is MCDYKKVLLAALLLAVCQCFNLPNDLIAKCTTQQNITSDNFRHKLYDAQAGTPLVNISLNYMCYVLCAAQGLNILDANAHVDVDLLSEVEYMSPSNYDAAVQCNLGLQQEHDTCVYAFKMLLCLIKNLNTAEFLNTSEKKL